From one Streptomyces sp. ICC1 genomic stretch:
- a CDS encoding extracellular solute-binding protein: MKIRFLAVSTALVAATALAGCSLAGSAGGPQKVTLWLMKGSASDEFIAQFTSSYEADHPDIDLDVKIQEWTGIGDKVNAVLSGKSTEGADVIEVGNTQVAQYVETGGVSELTLEALRLWDGKDWLKGLSDPGSVNGAQFGVPWYAANRVVIYNKDLFANAGIKTPVKTRAEWIQATQKLDKGSQQGIYLAGQNWYVLAGFIWDEGGELAVEGGGQWLGTLDDEKALAGMEFYKQLQDLGNGPKDADEETPPQSEVFARGGIAQIIAPPGQVAAIEAANPALKGKLGFFPIPGKTADKVGSVFTGGSDLIIPESTKRRKDAVDVVTALVSEKWQTELARTMSYVPNKTTLAHVVEGNEGATAMAPGAAQGRATPKSARWAEVEAKNPIKPFMTAVLTGQDPKEAAKTASDTISKVLSSDR; the protein is encoded by the coding sequence GTGAAGATCCGCTTCCTTGCCGTGTCCACCGCTCTCGTGGCGGCGACCGCCCTCGCCGGCTGCAGTCTGGCCGGATCGGCGGGCGGCCCGCAGAAGGTGACGCTCTGGTTGATGAAGGGCAGCGCCTCGGACGAGTTCATAGCCCAGTTCACCAGCAGCTACGAGGCGGACCACCCCGACATCGACCTCGACGTCAAGATCCAGGAGTGGACGGGCATCGGCGACAAGGTCAACGCCGTGCTGTCCGGCAAGAGCACGGAGGGCGCCGACGTCATCGAGGTCGGCAACACCCAGGTCGCCCAGTACGTGGAGACCGGAGGCGTATCCGAGCTCACCCTCGAAGCCCTGCGCCTGTGGGACGGCAAGGACTGGCTGAAGGGCCTCTCCGACCCCGGCAGCGTCAACGGCGCCCAGTTCGGTGTCCCGTGGTACGCCGCCAACCGCGTGGTGATCTACAACAAGGACCTCTTCGCGAACGCCGGGATCAAGACCCCGGTCAAGACCCGCGCGGAGTGGATCCAGGCCACCCAGAAGCTCGACAAGGGCAGCCAGCAGGGCATCTACCTCGCCGGCCAGAACTGGTACGTCCTCGCCGGCTTCATCTGGGACGAGGGCGGCGAGCTCGCCGTCGAGGGCGGCGGCCAGTGGCTCGGCACCCTCGACGACGAGAAGGCCCTGGCGGGCATGGAGTTCTACAAGCAGCTCCAGGACCTCGGCAACGGGCCCAAGGACGCCGACGAGGAGACGCCCCCGCAGTCCGAGGTCTTCGCGCGGGGCGGGATCGCGCAGATCATCGCCCCGCCCGGCCAGGTCGCCGCCATCGAGGCCGCCAACCCCGCGCTGAAGGGCAAGCTCGGCTTCTTCCCGATCCCCGGGAAGACGGCGGACAAGGTCGGCTCCGTCTTCACCGGCGGCTCCGACCTGATCATCCCCGAGTCGACGAAGCGGCGTAAGGACGCGGTCGACGTCGTCACCGCCCTGGTCAGCGAGAAGTGGCAGACCGAGCTCGCCCGCACGATGAGCTACGTCCCCAACAAGACCACGCTCGCGCACGTGGTCGAGGGCAACGAGGGCGCCACCGCGATGGCCCCCGGCGCCGCCCAGGGCCGCGCCACCCCGAAGTCCGCCCGCTGGGCCGAGGTCGAGGCCAAGAACCCGATCAAGCCGTTCATGACGGCCGTCCTCACCGGACAGGACCCCAAGGAAGCCGCGAAGACGGCCTCCGACACCATCAGCAAGGTCCTCAGCTCCGACCGCTGA
- a CDS encoding dodecin, translated as MSNHTYRVTEIVGTSHEGIDQAIRNGIARAGETLHNLDWLEVTQIRGHIENGQVAHFQVGLKVGFRLDGEE; from the coding sequence ATGTCCAATCACACGTACCGGGTGACCGAGATCGTGGGCACGTCCCACGAGGGCATCGACCAGGCCATCCGCAACGGAATCGCCCGCGCGGGCGAGACGCTGCACAACCTGGACTGGCTCGAGGTGACGCAGATCAGGGGCCACATCGAGAACGGGCAGGTCGCGCACTTCCAGGTGGGCCTCAAGGTCGGATTCCGGCTCGACGGCGAGGAGTGA
- a CDS encoding LLM class flavin-dependent oxidoreductase — translation MIRKLSVLDRSRTREGHPAAQALRDTVDLARTAERLGYHRFWVSEHHSVPGVAGSAPTVLAAAVASATGRIRVGTGGVMLPNHQPLIVAEQFGVLESLFPGRIDMGLGRSVGFTGGIRRALGRGTGDADRFEEQLAELLGWFDGSQSAHPEVHARPAEGMRIPPYVLATGEGAGIAARAGLPLVVGDLRTRARVVEVIEGYRERFRPSAWGEKPYVVVSGTVAVAATPEAARRILVPEAWALAHSRTRGSFPPLRPAEEVEALAMSPKERELYEGALAGHVHGTREQVAAELAEVSRLTGADELLVTTSTHDRTALLDSFAGLAELAGLSGRPA, via the coding sequence GTGATCCGGAAACTCTCCGTACTCGACCGGTCCCGCACCCGCGAGGGGCATCCCGCCGCGCAGGCGCTGCGGGACACCGTCGACCTCGCGCGCACCGCCGAGCGGCTCGGCTACCACCGGTTCTGGGTCTCCGAGCACCACAGCGTGCCCGGAGTGGCCGGATCCGCGCCCACCGTGCTGGCCGCCGCGGTGGCCAGCGCCACCGGCCGGATCCGCGTCGGCACGGGCGGCGTGATGCTGCCCAACCACCAGCCGCTGATCGTCGCGGAGCAGTTCGGGGTCCTGGAATCGCTCTTCCCCGGCCGCATCGACATGGGGCTCGGCCGGTCCGTCGGCTTCACGGGCGGGATCCGGCGCGCGCTCGGCCGCGGCACCGGGGACGCCGACCGGTTCGAGGAGCAGCTCGCCGAGCTCCTGGGCTGGTTCGACGGCTCCCAGAGCGCCCATCCCGAGGTGCACGCCCGCCCGGCGGAGGGCATGCGGATCCCGCCCTACGTGCTGGCCACGGGCGAGGGGGCCGGCATCGCGGCCCGCGCCGGGCTCCCCCTGGTGGTCGGGGACCTGCGGACGCGCGCACGGGTCGTGGAGGTCATCGAGGGGTACCGCGAGCGGTTCCGGCCCTCCGCCTGGGGCGAGAAGCCCTACGTCGTGGTCTCCGGGACGGTCGCGGTCGCCGCGACCCCCGAAGCCGCCCGCCGGATCCTGGTCCCGGAGGCGTGGGCGCTCGCGCACTCCCGCACCCGGGGCAGCTTCCCGCCGCTGCGCCCGGCTGAGGAGGTCGAGGCCCTCGCCATGAGCCCCAAGGAGCGCGAGCTGTACGAGGGCGCGCTGGCCGGGCACGTCCACGGCACGCGGGAGCAGGTGGCGGCGGAGCTGGCCGAGGTCTCCCGGCTGACCGGGGCGGACGAGCTGCTGGTGACCACGTCCACCCACGACCGGACGGCGCTGCTGGACTCCTTCGCCGGCCTCGCCGAGCTGGCCGGCCTGAGCGGGCGGCCGGCCTGA
- a CDS encoding excinuclease ABC subunit UvrA → MHQPAAPRAHDPHVRVRGAREHNLRGVDVDVPRDALTVFTGVSGSGKSSLAFGTIFAEAQRRYFESVAPYARRLIHQIGAPKVDSITGLPPAVSLEQRRSSPGSRSSVGTVTTLSNSLRMLYSRAGCYPAGAERLDSDSFSPNTAAGACPSCHGLGRVFRTTEELLVPEAELSIRQGAIAAWPGAWQGKNLRDILEALGHDVDAPWRDLTAKDREWILFTEEQPVVTVHPVREADRIQRPYQGTYMSAHRYVMRTFADSKSATLRARAEKFLADSPCPVCEGRRLRPEALAVTFAGRTIAELAALALTELDGVLARAHGGGEAARVLTEDLRSRIGPVTELGLGYLSLDRAAPTLSAGELQRLRLATQLRSGLFGVVYVLDEPSAGLHPADTEALLGVLDRLKEAGNTVFVVEHDLDVVRHADWLVDVGPLAGEHGGRVLYSGPPQGLAGVAESATARHLFPDPRQDGPAPRPPREAAGSVRLSGVSRHNLRDVAVRFPLGVFTAVTGVSGSGKSTLGRALAREVGERLADPGFPVRRLVEVDQKPIGRTPRSNLATYTGLFDVVRRLFSATEQAKARGWKAGRFSFNVPGGRCESCQGEGFVSVELLFLPSTYAPCPDCAGARYNSETLEVRYSGLNIAEVLALTVESAAAFFSGVPAAARSLSALSDIGLGYLRLGQPATELSGGEAQRIKLATELSGASPAREARGGLRRDHTLYLLDEPTTGLHPADTLVLLRQLHGLVDAGHSVVVVEHDMSVVAGADWVVDLGPGGGADGGRVVAAGTPADVARAAGSRTAPHLARALTD, encoded by the coding sequence ATGCACCAGCCCGCCGCCCCCCGCGCCCACGATCCCCACGTCCGTGTCCGCGGGGCCCGGGAGCACAACCTGCGCGGGGTGGACGTGGACGTCCCGCGCGACGCGCTGACCGTCTTCACCGGCGTCTCCGGCTCCGGGAAAAGCTCACTGGCCTTCGGCACGATCTTCGCCGAGGCCCAGCGCCGCTACTTCGAGTCGGTGGCCCCGTACGCCCGCCGCCTGATCCACCAGATCGGTGCGCCCAAGGTCGACTCGATCACCGGGCTGCCGCCGGCCGTGTCGCTGGAGCAGCGGCGCTCCTCCCCGGGCTCCCGGTCCTCGGTGGGGACGGTGACCACCCTGTCGAACTCCCTGCGGATGCTCTACTCGCGGGCCGGCTGCTACCCGGCGGGCGCCGAGCGGCTCGACTCCGACTCCTTCTCCCCCAACACCGCGGCCGGCGCCTGCCCTTCCTGTCACGGCTTGGGCCGGGTGTTCCGCACGACCGAGGAACTCCTCGTCCCCGAGGCCGAGCTGTCGATCCGTCAGGGCGCCATCGCCGCCTGGCCCGGCGCCTGGCAGGGCAAGAACCTGCGCGACATCCTGGAGGCGCTGGGCCACGACGTGGACGCGCCGTGGCGCGACCTCACGGCGAAGGACCGCGAGTGGATCCTGTTCACCGAGGAGCAGCCGGTGGTCACGGTGCATCCCGTGCGGGAGGCCGACCGGATCCAACGGCCCTACCAGGGCACGTACATGAGCGCCCACCGCTACGTGATGCGGACGTTCGCCGACAGCAAGAGCGCCACCCTGCGGGCCCGCGCCGAGAAGTTCCTGGCGGACTCGCCGTGCCCGGTGTGCGAGGGCCGGCGACTGCGTCCGGAGGCGCTGGCCGTGACCTTCGCGGGCCGCACCATCGCGGAGCTGGCGGCGCTGGCGCTGACCGAGCTGGACGGCGTACTGGCCCGCGCGCACGGGGGCGGTGAGGCGGCGCGGGTGCTGACGGAGGACCTGCGCTCCAGGATCGGGCCGGTCACCGAGCTCGGGCTGGGCTACCTGAGCCTGGACCGCGCGGCCCCCACCCTGTCGGCGGGAGAGCTGCAACGGCTGCGGCTGGCCACGCAGTTGCGGTCGGGCCTGTTCGGGGTGGTGTACGTACTGGACGAGCCGTCGGCCGGTCTCCACCCGGCCGACACCGAGGCGCTGCTGGGCGTGCTGGACCGGCTCAAGGAGGCGGGGAACACCGTGTTCGTGGTGGAGCACGATCTGGACGTGGTGCGGCACGCGGACTGGCTGGTCGACGTCGGGCCGCTGGCCGGCGAGCACGGCGGGCGGGTGCTGTACAGCGGTCCGCCGCAGGGGCTGGCCGGGGTGGCGGAATCCGCGACGGCCCGGCACCTGTTCCCGGACCCGCGACAGGACGGGCCGGCCCCGCGGCCCCCGCGCGAGGCGGCCGGGTCCGTCCGGCTCAGCGGGGTGAGCCGGCACAACCTGCGTGACGTGGCGGTCAGGTTCCCGCTCGGCGTGTTCACGGCCGTGACCGGGGTGTCGGGCTCCGGCAAGTCCACGCTGGGCCGGGCGCTGGCCCGGGAGGTCGGTGAGCGGCTGGCGGATCCGGGGTTCCCGGTACGGCGGCTGGTGGAGGTGGACCAGAAGCCGATCGGGCGGACCCCGCGCTCCAACCTGGCCACGTACACGGGGCTGTTCGACGTGGTCCGCCGGCTCTTCTCCGCGACGGAGCAGGCGAAGGCGCGCGGCTGGAAGGCGGGCCGCTTCTCCTTCAACGTGCCGGGCGGCCGGTGCGAGTCCTGCCAGGGCGAGGGCTTCGTCTCGGTGGAGCTGCTGTTCCTGCCCAGTACGTACGCGCCCTGCCCCGACTGCGCCGGGGCCCGCTACAACTCCGAGACCCTGGAGGTCCGTTACTCGGGGTTGAACATCGCGGAGGTGCTGGCCCTGACGGTGGAGTCGGCGGCCGCCTTCTTCTCCGGGGTCCCGGCGGCCGCGCGGAGCCTGTCGGCGCTGTCGGACATCGGCCTGGGATACCTGCGCCTCGGGCAGCCGGCCACGGAGCTGTCGGGCGGCGAGGCGCAGCGCATCAAGCTGGCGACCGAGCTCAGCGGGGCCTCCCCGGCCCGAGAGGCCCGGGGAGGGCTGCGCCGCGACCACACCCTGTACCTGCTGGACGAGCCCACGACCGGGCTCCACCCGGCCGACACCCTGGTGCTGCTGCGGCAGTTGCACGGTCTGGTGGACGCCGGGCATTCCGTGGTGGTCGTGGAGCACGACATGTCGGTCGTGGCGGGCGCGGACTGGGTCGTCGACCTGGGTCCGGGCGGCGGCGCGGACGGCGGCCGGGTGGTGGCCGCGGGCACGCCCGCCGACGTGGCCCGCGCCGCGGGCAGCCGCACGGCGCCCCACCTGGCGCGGGCGCTCACAGACTAG